The stretch of DNA TACCGCGCGCGGGTGGACCAAGCAGGTCACCGTCAACGGGTCGGGGATGGTGGATCGTCCGTGAAGATCCACCGGCGGTCCGAAGCGGGGTTCACGGCGCTCGAGGTGCTGGTCGCCGCGGTCCTCCTCGCCATCGGATTGGTGGTCTCCGCCCAGCTCATGGTGGTGGCGATGAGCCAGGGTCACCTCGCCAAGCAAGGGAGCGACGCGAGCACGCTGGCGGCACAGACGATCGAACAGTACCGCGACGCGAACTACGCCGGCATCACGGGGGGCACGTTCTACACGTATCCCACCGTGGGCTCCGACGCCTATACGGTCAGGGCGGACGTGGTGAGGAACGATCCCCAGACGAACATGACGCGGGTGAAGGTCACGGTCACTTGGAACAGCGGGGTTCAAAGTTATGTCAGCGAGACGATCCTCAGCAACCTTCAGTAAGACATACGCACGCGGGTTTACGCTGCCCGAAGTGCTGATCTGCGCGGCGATCGCCGGTATCGTCACACTGGCGGCAAGCTCCGGGTACGTGTTCATGACGAAGAGCTGGGTTCAGCAGCAGGCGCGGCTGCAGACGCAGCAGCAGCTGCGGTCCGCAGTGGCGGCCGTGACGCGCGAGGCGCGCGTCGCCGGGGCCTGCATGCTCGACAATCCGCCCGCGGACGTCCAGCCGATGAGCGGCATCGACAACGGGACGACGGATTCGATCACGATCCGGGCGAATCCGCACTGCGCTAAGGGCGCGATCGCGGGCCCCCCCTGCATGAGCTGCACGTCGTTCATGGTGAATCCCGCGACCAACTTTGCCGGCCTCGGCGGGACCTGGGGCTATCTCTATGTC from bacterium encodes:
- a CDS encoding prepilin-type N-terminal cleavage/methylation domain-containing protein; the encoded protein is MKIHRRSEAGFTALEVLVAAVLLAIGLVVSAQLMVVAMSQGHLAKQGSDASTLAAQTIEQYRDANYAGITGGTFYTYPTVGSDAYTVRADVVRNDPQTNMTRVKVTVTWNSGVQSYVSETILSNLQ